DNA sequence from the Malus domestica chromosome 06, GDT2T_hap1 genome:
GCCTACTCTATATTGGTTAAACTGTGGTAAATATAACTTCTTGTGGGCATGGTACAATTGGTTCCTTCCAGTACAGTTGAGCCATTCCATCTGACACTTTCAAACTGGTGTTCTGATCATTTGAAACCTTCTTAATTTACAGGAAGCAAGACTGCTTACCCTTATTGAAGGTGTTCTTGCTGCGAACATTTTCGACTGGGGATCCCGTGCTTGCGTGGATCTCTATCACAAAGGAACGATTATTGAAATTTATAGAATGAGCCGCAATAAGATGCAAAGACCTTGGCGCGTAAGTGGATTCAAATCCAAGTTCCCATGTCCTTTCAATTGTTTTAAATTAATTGCCAATTGGCTATTCATATGTAAATGAGCTTTTAATATGTATGCAGGTGGACGACTTTGATGTTTTCAAAGAGAGAATGTTAGGATCTGGAGATAAAAAACCTCGTCCACATAAAAGAGCTTTGCTATTTGTGGATAACTCGGGTGCTGACGTTATTCTAGGAATGCTGCCCCTAGCACGGGAACTTCTCCGACGGGGAACAGAAGTAAGTTTATTGCTGCCCAAGGCTCATTCCGTATCTAATTAAGTTATTCAATGAAAACGTCGTAATAAGATTGATTTTTCAGGTTGTTTTGGTTGCCAACTCCCTTCCAGCTCTAAATGATGTGACTGCAATGGAGCTTCCTGAAATTGTTGCCGAAGCTGCCAAGGTTAGTCCATAAGCACGATTTCTTTcgttttatatataaaaatgaCGAGGAAAAAGGAAACTGATTCTTCTCGTCAACAGCATTGTGACATTCTTCGCAGAGCTGCTGAAGCGGGAGGCTTGCTTGTGGATGCAATGGTTAGCACTCTAGATGGTTCTAAAGGAAATTCATCTTCGGTTCCCTTGATGGTTGTTGAGAATGGTTGCGGCAGTCCTTGCATAGACTTACGGCAAGTTAGCTCTGAGCTAGCCGCTGCTGCAAAAGAGGCCGATTTGGTACGATGCTCATTCAAACTACTAAAACCATTGTCAAACATTACTTATAACATAATAAACACCCgaagacaaaaaacaaatgaCGTAGAAAAACTCTTCAAATCATTCTATTGACTTAACACTATCCGTGCAGGTTATCTTGGAAGGCATGGGCAGATCTCTTCATACCAACTTTAATGCGAAGTTTAAATGCGACGCTTTAAAGGTGAGGATTTCAATGGTTCTCTTAGTTTGGTGTGATGTTTCCATTAGCCGGTATTCCCAGTAAGACAGAGAACCAAGTGAACTTTGATCCAACCTGCCATAGGATTCTAAGATTTTCTTTTACACAGCAGTAATACAAAACGACTTCTTTTGCAGCTTGCAATGGTGAAGAACCAAAGGTTGGCCCAAAAACTGATCAAAGGCAACATATACGACTGCGTTTGCAGATACGAACCAGTAAGTTAAAAGCTCCGGTTCACAGCTTCTCGTACCGTCCGATTGTAAGCCATGGGAGGTCTCGATCTCAGGAGACAACTGCTCGATACAAAAACGAATAAAAGCTTATGATTTTATGCACCTACAAGGACCCCAATTTCGTGGCGGGGTTAATGGTTCTCTTCTTTGtatgttatgtatttgttcatcGCCGTCCGAAAGGATGCGGCTTTTCGCTTTGTGTAATCAAAATCGAATCAAAATAATGTCGTCGACAAAGCTAAAACAAGAGGAaaaataagggaactttaacaaaaagttctcggtattgttcactttaacgaaaaatcacattttaacactaaaatgtcaattatggtactatttgttttactttttattttgtcattatcgttaaaacttaaaattttcaagttattatcattaattttccaaaaaataattgaaattgtcGCCAAAGGTCATACATTGCAACCAGCTAGTTATTATCTACGCTTTGTAACAGTCGCTATCTTGAACTTTTTTCTGATTAAAGTAAAATCATGTTtatcgtttgaccaaaaaaagatgaaaatacTCGGTTCTGGTTTACAATCTACGAACATATTCTACtttggggtgtgatattcatacaccattttttacttctctcatatctttttggttttcggctatcggatcagatgaattgaaaaagatcaacggacataaattaacaaagggtgtattagaagtaaaaaatgatgtgtggatagcacatcccttttACTTTTATGGGATCCGCatgttttttcaatttaaattGCTATAAAATATTTTTGGCTAGCAAGTTGATACTCCGATCATACTCTTATCATTTTCTGATCAAATTTACGAGCTACTCAACAATATTCCGTTTGACCAGTTGGGATTGGAAATTATACTCTGAATTCTTTAGAATATTCTATTGTATTTTTATCAAAGTTAAGCAAACTACAAGATTGACCAATTATAATAATTAGCCATTAAACTTTCAtgcatatgatttttttttaacaaacaattaaAACCGCCTTTGTTAAAAATTGAATCTAAGAtatttcacttataagtgaagaggaatagcattagaccgtagtagtctgtatgaattaaaaaaaaagttagactCAAATCCCTTGGATTGAAAAACGATATCATGCCAAAGGAGAATCAAATATGACTAAAGTGCTTGAGCTCTCACGTGCATTGGAGGAGCTGGTGACCACAAAAAGCCACCATTAAGTACGGACATTTTGATTCAACAAAGCGGAGAGCGACTCACTCCCTCACTCCCTCACTCCCTCTCACCTACTCACTCAGTTCGAAACGCATCTTTCGCCTCTCGCCCTTTTCCCACAGATTCCTCAAAACTTCCAACTCTCAAGCGTCTCACTCTCCGACCCATCAATCTTTTCCAACTTAGGGTTCTTCTGGGATCACACAGGCTCAGCACTCATGGAATAATCATGGATTTTTCTTGAGGTAATTTCATCGGGTCCTCTTCTgcaatttctttcttttggtttattgTTCTTCATTTCTAATTATGATaagaaatttgtttaaaatttagattttttctttcaatctgCCCTAAGGTTTtgcatttttcttttgggtGCTGAATTTTTTTAGTGATAATAACAAagctttgttctttttttttttgtttattttcgtttttttttccttcattagGTTTGATGTTGGGAAAAATTAGTGGACTTGTTGGGAATTTGATAACAATGGAGAGGCCAAAGACCCCAGAAACCCTAGAAGCTCAAAACCCTAGTGGTAAAACCCTAGAAGGGACATCTGGGTTGTTAGGGTGGAGTGAGAACTGTACTGGGTTGGAGTCTTTTCCCGGAATTTTGGGAGGTAGTGGAGAAGGAGTTGGTGTTACTGGTAATGACGTTGGACTTGGCTATGTGGAAGGGGTGACTCAAGCAGTGGAAGCCGAGAAGGGAGTTCTGGATGGTAATAACGGAGAGGATTTGGGATTGTTGGGTGTGGATGCAATTTCTGGTGTGTTTAGTAGTTGCAAGAATGGTGTCGGGGTTGAGGAGGATTGTTGGCTTAATGGTAAGGTTGGTGTGGAAAATGAGGCTCAGATGGTCTCTCAAAGGTTGCCATCAGATATGGGAGCTGACGTTCAGATGGATTTTGTGGAGCTACAGTTGGATGGGAACGGAAATTTGGGTGGTAATGAGAATGAAGCGGGTGGAGTTGATGTGGAAAACACTGCTCAAATGGGTTCCCAAAGGTCGCCATCAGATAAGGGAAATGACATTCAGATGGATTTTGCGGAGCCACAGTCAGATGGGAATGGGAACTTTGAGGACTTGGGTGGTAATGAGAATGAAGAGGGTGGAGTTGATGTGGAAAACGATACTCAAATGGGTTCCCAACGGTTGCCATCAGATAAGGGAAATGACGTTCGAATGGATTTTTTGAAGCCACCGTCAGATTGGAACAGGAACTTAGAGGACTTGGGTGGGACTGAGAATGAAGAGGATGGAGTTGAGAAGATagctgatgatgatgatggtatGAATGAAGGCAAAGCATTGAGATTGAATGGGATTGACTCATCAAGCAAGAAGATAGAAGTTTCCGATGATGGTATATCGCTGTTTGTGGATTTTAGTGGCCCTCCACCAGGATTTATTGAAGATGATCTTCAGGTGGCAAGTTGTCCTGGATTTGCAAGTACAGAAACTGTAGACGAATTTGGAGATGATGGACAGGAGAAGGATATTGATTATCAAGACTATGATTTTTCTGCAGGCGATATTGTATGGATTAAAACCAAAACCCAGACATGGTGGCCTGGTAAAATTTATGATCCAGTTTATGCATCAAAGTTTGGTGCCGGTGGGGATCCAGGGGGCTGTCTACTAGTTGGATATTTTGGGATGAGTCATGTAGCATGGTGCCATACATACCAACTAAAACCTTTTCATGAGTATTTTGAGCAGATGTCGGGGCAAAGCAAGGCTAGGATATTCCTTGGAGCTGTTGAGAAGGCTCTTGAAGAGTTTGGTCAGCTTGTAAAATTGAATATGACTTGTATGTGTGTTTTGAAAGGAAATTGTCAGTCAACTGGTGAAGCAGAATCTAACAAAGGAATTCCCATGCCTGAGCACAAATCTGGCAAACTTGGTGAATTTTCAATTGATCATTTTAATTCTGCAGAGTTTCTTGCGCATCTCAAAAATCTTGCACTGGTTGTTTCCATGAGTGGCACGCTTGATTTTGCTGTCAAACGAAATCAATTATCAGCCTTCTACCGCTCCATAGGGCACAGCCACCTGCCTATGCATCTACTCCGGGAAACAAATGATGCTGAAGATGGTGATTGCAAGTCAGTGGCTAAACGAAATGTCAACATTCAGGTTGGATATGGAGATAGTGAGCTAGATGAAGAGTGCTTGAAAAGCACACCGTTAAATAACTCTCAGAAGAATGAAGGAAATGAAGTGTTAGACAAGGTTTTAGATGGAGACAATATTGCTGATGAGGGTTTCATCTCAGGTTCAAAATCGAGGAGGAGAAAGGTGAAGAGGGATTCTGACTTTGAATATGGTGATGTTGGAAATGAGGGAATGACTGCAAAAGGCATTGAATCAAGAGAACGGAAGAAGACCAGGTACTTGTCTAAACCAAACATAAACTTGGGACAGAAAGGATTGCCTGCTGAAGTGGATGATGAGGGAGTGGCTGCAAATGTTGATGCCAACCAGTCTAGTGGGCCgcgttttaattttaaatttactgGTGAGAAATTCTGGAGAAAGTGGTATGAAAGGCTTACAGGTGAAAGTAACATATCTGGTGACTCAAACTTAATAAATGCATCTTCTGCTGAGTTGCTTTCTGAAGTATACTCTACAGCTGTCAATTGCCTATATCCAAACGAAAATAAGACATTTGATTCAGTTGCCTGGTTTGTTTCTAGATTCAGGATTTCAGTATTTCATGATGAATCTATTTGTGAAGTCTATCGTAACAATATGGCTGGTCAGGAAGATGCTAAACCTTACCTGTTGGGATATAGCGGTCAAAATGAGGCAAAATCTGAACCaaagaaaaggaggaggaagTCTAAGTTGAAGAGTCCAGACGGAAAAGATGCTGCCAGCATGCCAAATCTAGTTCAAAGCATTTCAACTGCTACAAAGAAAAGGGGACGACCAAATTTGGGTAGATTGAAGACTAAATCCCTTTCTGGACTGTCAGATGTGAAAATTGGCATCGCCCCTGATAGCTTTATTGTGCAAGAGTCGTCGGATGTACACCCTCTCATGCCGTGTGGTAAGCAAAAGAATAGAAAGATCGATGATGTAGCGAGTCCTGTTTGTCTGCATATTAAACAAACTACTGGAATACCGGATTTAAATGGGAACAATCTTCTACCTAGCCTTCTTGTTGATGATCAACAGGCTATTGGCACTGCTGCTTCTGAAGGTAAAGTTGTGTTAGAAAATAGGTTAGGGAATGAAATGGCTTCAGAGCATTTGACGTCTAATATCCCTGGCTTTGTAGATGTGAATGTTAACAATGTGAAACCTGGTTCGTTGGTTGTAGATCTGCGTGTTTCTCCTCAAGCTTTATCTCGCCTGGACCCCAAACAGATTACGGGCTTACTCTCAGCTGAAACTAGGCCTGCacagagaaggagaaagagaaaggaGAAAGCACAACCAAAGCCTCCGGCTGATGGTATTCCAGATTTGAATGGAAGCAGTGCTGAATGCAACTTATTTGGAAAGGCATGTCAAGAGCCTAATGGCCTTACGCCTCCAATTAAACCAGagcggaagaggaggaggaggagaaaaggAGAAGCTACTGCTATGCAGTGGAAACTGGATGCGAATAATGGTAAAGCTCAGATTAATGATAAGGCTCTGGCAACTGCTCTTATGTTAAACTTTTCCCCAGGAGTATCAATGCCTTCAAAAGATGATTTAATTTCAACATTTTGTCGGTTCGGACCTTTGAAGGAATCGGAGACACAGTTGTTGAAAGATCCTGGCAGTGCCCAGGTTGTATTCATGGAAAATGCTGATGCTGGAGAAGCACTTCGGAGTCTAGAGAAGGACAACCCCTTCTGTGGAAACCTCGTTAGTTACAAGCTCTTCCATCTTCCATCTGTGTCCAGGGTTTTAGAACCAGGTTGGTCTTTTCCAACAGGTCTAGCCTCTCCAAGTTTGCCTGAAAAGGCCCCTTGCCTTGACTTCATAAGGCAGAATCTTCAGATGATGACATCGATGTTGGAGAAGTCGGGTGACAATCTTTCTCCGGAGATGCGAGCAAAACTGGAGTGTGAAATCAAAGCCCTCCTGGAGAAGGTGAGCTCCATGACcggttcttcctcctcttcttaaTTGGAAACGAAGGTTATGGAAGTCCTATATGGGTTGTCTGTAAATGTAGCAACTCCTTCGGGGACTCCCTTTGTAGGTGATATAATGTTACAATTGGAGACCTATGTAATTTATCGCATGTAAGGAACAGGCAAATGACCTATTGCTTTcgaacctctctctctctagtaaTTTCGTTTTTCGTTatatcatctctctctctctctctcctgacCCTACTTAGTAggaaaaggttttgttgttgttgttgttgctgttgatctctctctctctctctctctctctctctctctctctctctctctctctctctctcgcaatAGGCAAATGACCTATTGCCAAGGTGAATGAAGCTGAATTTGAACAATGACGAGGTTATCTCGCACATGTTGGACCATTAGGTTTTCCTGTCTAGACTGGTTTGTTTGCGGTTTTCAACGAAACAGATTGGACCATTAGGTTTTTCTGTTTAAACCGTTATCGTTCAGTTTTCAGCCTGGTCGGAGTTTTGGTTTTCCATGGTGGTGGCAATGGACTGCCTCCCACGCCAGACGGCAAATTGGTCAAGCAGTGTTTCAATCTTCAAGACCGCTGGAAAATTTATTTCAAACCAAGCTTTTGCAGAACAGTCCCAAAATTAATGCTTCATATCAATTTTGTAAGATGGCTAATGCCTGTAATCCATTCACAACACAAAACTCATACTCGAAAACTGCAAAAACTTTCCGGAGATGAAGAAACCCGATTGAACAGAAACAACGATGCAAATCGTTTCAGGAACACAATGTAACCAACAAAGTAAAAGAACTTCGAATGCTACTCCATAACAGCAACTCCTCCAGCAGCCTTTATTTTCTCAATTATGTCATTTGCTTCCTCTTTGGTAACCCCTTGTTTAAGCACACAAGGTACCTTCTCGACGAGATCTTTAGCCTCCTTCAATCCCAGACTGGTAAAAGTCCTGACTTCCTTGATCACCTTGATTTTTGCAGCAGCATCGAACTTCTCCAATTTCACATCAAAAGCCGTCTTCTCCACCTTCTTTTCCTCAGCCTTTGACCCAGCAGCTGCCCCTCCCTGTGAACCCAAGTCCATGCCTTCTGTTGATATGGGCTGCAGCTTCGGATGCCTTAGCCTTTCAGCAAGAGTAGGACCAAGTTGGCGGCGTTCTTCAGGGGCCAGTGCTGCGATTCGCTCAGCAAGCTGAACGATTTTATCTGAAGGTGGAGGTCTCGGGCCATACGGATCATAGAATGCAGGATATTTGTACTTCTTTGGCTTGGCACTGGGATCCCGGGGCACAAAATCAGGTTGAAAGCAACGAAACTGCAAAGGACCAGTTGTTTCAGGGAGTGTAGGACGCGCACGAAAAGATCTAGCAAGCGCAATGAGCCTCATGGTTCTTTTTGGATCAGTGGAAAGATTGCCTCATAGAATGAAAGATAGCCGATAAGGCTGTTATCTGCACTAACCAAGTTGCACCGTTGGGTTTATATAGAACAATCTGACCGAATGGAAAATGTCGAGAACTCGCTTGTCTGGAggggaaaaaagagaagaaacttCAATTAGCAAAGGGAAGAACACTCCTTTTAACTGTACGTTTTACGAATGCAACATCAGCCTTACAGATTGATTAAGTCTACAACTTTAGACTCGTTCTATATGTCAAAtgtgacaacaacaacaacaacaacaacaaaataccAATAAGAACAGAGTAAAATTAACAGAGGAATTTAAAGGGGCATTTCCACAAACATGTGGCGTGCAAGGACAATGGCTCGTAGAAAACAGacaatttcccagaaaataatactcAAAAGCTATTAAATTTTCCAAACCGACACAATATTAAACAATCCCATTAGCTTAAAAATCTCAGGATAATCCTTTCGATTCCCTTTTGACTACAAGATCGTAAACGTGGTTCTGGGTTTCTCACAAAACTCAAAAACCTCCATGGAAGCAAACAAAACCATCTGAATTCGTATGAAAGATTTAAGAGAACCCACAAGGAAGAAACTCACCGTAATTTTATAAGCGCGCGCCAAAACAGCCGCCAACTCCAGGAGGGCCAATTGAGGCCGAGAGAGCAAACAGACGTCGGAGATGACTCTGGACTGTGGAACGTATATATGGTCCGGGTCGGTTACTATTGACCCAACTAAAATGATCTCTTTGCCTAATTTGCCCAAAGTTTCGGGGCTGGTGGACACAGTAGTCTACTCTAGGCCCAATAATATGTCCCAACCCAATTAAGAAAATCTTACCCTTACATAAAACGGGTTCACAATCACATGGTATTCCGATTGAATAATACATTGTCATGTAGAGAAAAAATTATACATAGCAATGCATTGTTGAACAAAGAACGAAGCCACGTGATGGTAAATCCGTTCTCTGTAATCTTTCTCCTATTTTCTACCACCAACAATGGGTTAcaattaagggaactttaatgaaaagctcccggtactgtttactttaacaaaaaaccatatttttacactaaaaaaatcaatcctggtgCTATTCACTTTCcgtttattttgtccttatcgttaaaactcaaagttttcaagccatgttcattagttttccttacaaTTAATGGAGTTGCATGGCACGGAATAACTCAAAAACTCAAAGATTATGAGTTTACTTGgaattgcttttaaaatgattgacagCGTTTTTTATGAGAGTGTTTTTTGAACCATTccttaataaaaatacaagtgaatcccgaaaaagcacttgaagtgtttttggaacttaaaaacacttaccaaaagcactttcaatcattttaaaagcactttcaaacaaGTCATATATAGTACATTTTGCTATCACTGAAAACTCTGGTTTGctctcattttatttctcaaccATTCCCAACCAGAAAGGCAGTTTACAACACTTTATGATTATAACTTAATCACACTCCGATCTCCAACGACCATGCAGACAAACGGCACATTAAAAAGATATAATTAAGAATACTGATTAAGTACTAAATAACACATAATACATTTAATTAAATCTTATAGACCAAAAAGAGCCACCACTATATCTTCCTCGGTATTACAACAAAATCCTAAACCTTTGAATTCTTTTGCACCTGCAGCCAATGAGTACAACAAATTGGAAGAAAGACTAAAAgaccaaaaagaaagaaacaaaaagaaaaataataatacaacaaAACCAATCATATCTTGCAGCCAAAGGCGGTACTCATTTTTGGACTCTCCTTGCTCCCATTCACACACACCTTGTTGAGTCAATAAAGATGAAAGCAATTCCACGTCCTTCATACATAACACCCCCATCCCCccaaaaaaacagaaagaattTAAACCGTTTTCCTTGCAAAAGACATACAATATCTAAGAATCGACAACATGGGCATTTGGCACCTATATGCATGTATGTGATGTCGACCCATCACATACATGCACATACTTAGAGAACTGGCAGTGCATGCAATAGTAGTGGTAGTAGTTGAATAACCTACTGATCTAAATGCAGATGATTAAAATTAACTGAAGTCACTAATCACACCTAATTAGTTTAATTAGACTAAAGGGTTGGTTGTGGAGGGACCATAATTGTTCATCACATTGGTCCATGATCCTAGACCATTGAGGTACCCAAACGACTCCTTTCCATGGTCAGAGCAGCCTTGGTCTTGCCACTCAAGTGACAAGAGCTTTGTGTTTGGCTTCACATCCATTGCATTAATCTGATGATGATCCTCATGATTTGCTTGATCATATGGCAACATTAGCCTCTGGCAACTGTCCATGAAATTACCAGTCTGCCCATCAAGTGATGACATTCCAAATGGAGATGAGCACATGCCATGGTGATGAAAGCTTGACTGATGATCCAATCCATGACTAACACCACCCATATTATTTCCAAACCCACCCATCATACCCAAATCAGAACCATTCCCCATGAAATCATAGTTCCTGGCATTCCCCACGATAGCCTCCAACTTGCTCTCCATGAAATCAATAGGCCTAGGGTTACTGTTGTCCATGAAGCTACTAGGGTTCATAGTACTCCCAAGCATCAAGTTATTGAGGTGTGAATACTGCATCTGATCAGGAAATGAAAGGTGGAGATCAGTTGGGGTGTGAGATATCGACGAGGAGGAGGATCCGGCGTGGTAGTGTTGGTTCATCAGCGATGAAGGGTTCTGATCATTGGGTTTCTTGGAAGAAACTTTCTTGTTCTTTCTACACCCGCCGCCCACGGGGATGTTTCTGAGGGTTCCACCTTTGGTCCAGTACCTTCTGCAGGTCTTGCAAAAGTACCTAGGTTGGGAGAGGCTGTAGTTGTTGTAGTAGCAAAATTTGGTGTGGGTGGACTCGCACCTAGGGCACTTGAGGGCTTGGTCGTGCTGGGGCCTCAGCCTCCGCTCGATCAAAGGCCTCGAGCACGTTAACATGTCGCCGGATAACGGTGAGGATGAGTCCATCGGAGAGTCCTCGTGAATCGCTCCCTGCAGACATGGAAAGGAATTTGGAGATTGCGTCAGAAAATAATACTTTTACCCCACCACTTTATAATTTTAGGGCGACACACATTCTTTTCCCTTCCACTGCATATCAATCAATCCAATATAAAGCTAGATAAAAAGTACTACTACTGATTGGAAACTCGAGGGGAAAAAAGGAAATGGGAAATTTGAAGCTACTCTACTTTCATCAAATGATAGGAAACTTTACATTACTAATGACGGCTTTTGAACTCCGAATCTCTATCTACTCTTATTTATAACCCTATCCTAGGCTAAACTAGCTAAAATAATAGCATTTTCAGCAGTACAAAGCGCGCTGTCTATAAGATACTTTGGTCTTCTAAATCCTAGGAAAAATGTATATTAGTTATTCCCCTGCGCTTTCAATATATTACATTTTCAGATGCGAACTCATGATGAACTGAGGATGGAGCTAGTGGTCACATAATATAAATTAAACTAAATTAAATGTCTACTATgaaatcaaaaacaaaaacaaaacagaaatgaACACAATGGTGATGATGAAGAAGCACGACAACGTACTTGTAGCCAGTCAGATGAATCCATGCAAACTTGCAGAGAGTTGTGACCCATCAAACAAAACTAACCAAACTCAgatcacagagagagagagagagagagagagagagagagagagagaggcaacaATTTTAACCAAAGCTTTTCCTTCATACACACTTCATTTCATTAGCTGTCTGTCAGTTCcactaagagagagagagagggagaacaAGTATGTTAATGAAGGAGAAAGGGCTACAGATAGAGAAGGATAGAAGTAGCTAATTGAAGAGCGAGGAGGGTTCTTATTGTGTGGGAGGGGTTGGTGTGGGAACTATATAAGGCGATCCACTGTGTGTGTTTGAGCAAGCTGCTAAGCTTGCTAACCCTACACTCTCTTTCACTCGGCAAGGATATGTAAACTCCGTCGGTGGCAACAGCAATGGGGCCCTATGTCTGCACGCAGCCCAACATTGGCCCTACACCTTACCTCACCTTGACTGAAACCCCAACTTACAACCAACGGCCCTGATGCGTCATGGGTTTTGGGATTAGACAGCTGGGACCGTTGATGTGGTAGTCTCACACGTCAGATATCACGCTGTAGTCGTGAACGATCGCCAGTTTATGTTACATGAAAGAAGATGAGAGACTCAGAATATTTGGGTCCTCGATAAAGAAGGATCCCGAAAGAGCACTCCACTTAGGGGCCCAAACGTGTGGGTCCCATTCGCCCTCCTTCTACAAGCAAAGGATATATTCTCCCCTCCCACCCCCTAGTCACGTGCCACATTATAGTATGTATGTCCGTTGTTTTCTTAGGCTTCGATCGAGTTCATAATCAACTCCATAGTCAACTATTAATTTGAAAGTGTGTGATATCAGTTGTTCGATATATCGAGCTTACACTTACATCCTTTTTTGTATGTGTAGACATCATAAACGTGAAAACACAAACATAGTCTCACTATATACTATATACCCCTAGAAACTTAAGAAAAATATGCAATGTCCCTTACTCTTCGATGTAGATTTCACACTCTTAACACGCTCTGTCGCACATAGCAACACTTAAGCGTCTTTTAATATCTTGATGCAGATGATTCACACTTTAACACACTTGTCACATATGACATCCTTTAAGCTTGGCACACTGTTGGTTGGGCTCAACACAAACATCCTACTTTGATGCCATAAAGGGAGTTGTGGTTCCGCCATAAACTCATTTGATGATAGAAAAAGAAGTCATACTCCTTACAAGCACAATGTATATCGTAGTTCTTTAACATGAGATTCACAAACTCAATAGTTAGACAACCACTAACCCTTGCCAACAATGCATAATGATCAATTACAACATAATGTACGTGTGTATATTATATTGACTATAATTTTTATGGATTGTGCTAGAGAGACCATCTACTTGAATCATATTTTGCGAATCATATGATATGACGGTTGAtggttggattttttatttaaatcatTAGAAAAAGAATTCAACTATTAAAGGTCCTTATATGGACTATAAAGTATAGTCTTAAAACATAATCTCCCTagcatttttctatttttataacCCAACTCGTATCAAATGACACTTGGCGCGCTGTTGTGAATTAGAACGAGCTAGGGACATTTGATTGAGCTAGCTCTCATCAGTCTAACATATATTTGTGACATGCATGCCATGACTGACTGGATGATGCTCGATCTTGATAACCTTGATGGTTCGATGGCGTGAGGAAGACACTCAAAATCTATGGGGCCCAAAAGTTCATTTGTCAGGTAAGTGAATAAAGTGGTTTGTGTGCCCAcgttaaattcaaaa
Encoded proteins:
- the LOC103420317 gene encoding serine/threonine-protein kinase ATM-like isoform X1, with translation MLGKISGLVGNLITMERPKTPETLEAQNPSGKTLEGTSGLLGWSENCTGLESFPGILGGSGEGVGVTGNDVGLGYVEGVTQAVEAEKGVLDGNNGEDLGLLGVDAISGVFSSCKNGVGVEEDCWLNGKVGVENEAQMVSQRLPSDMGADVQMDFVELQLDGNGNLGGNENEAGGVDVENTAQMGSQRSPSDKGNDIQMDFAEPQSDGNGNFEDLGGNENEEGGVDVENDTQMGSQRLPSDKGNDVRMDFLKPPSDWNRNLEDLGGTENEEDGVEKIADDDDGMNEGKALRLNGIDSSSKKIEVSDDGISLFVDFSGPPPGFIEDDLQVASCPGFASTETVDEFGDDGQEKDIDYQDYDFSAGDIVWIKTKTQTWWPGKIYDPVYASKFGAGGDPGGCLLVGYFGMSHVAWCHTYQLKPFHEYFEQMSGQSKARIFLGAVEKALEEFGQLVKLNMTCMCVLKGNCQSTGEAESNKGIPMPEHKSGKLGEFSIDHFNSAEFLAHLKNLALVVSMSGTLDFAVKRNQLSAFYRSIGHSHLPMHLLRETNDAEDGDCKSVAKRNVNIQVGYGDSELDEECLKSTPLNNSQKNEGNEVLDKVLDGDNIADEGFISGSKSRRRKVKRDSDFEYGDVGNEGMTAKGIESRERKKTRYLSKPNINLGQKGLPAEVDDEGVAANVDANQSSGPRFNFKFTGEKFWRKWYERLTGESNISGDSNLINASSAELLSEVYSTAVNCLYPNENKTFDSVAWFVSRFRISVFHDESICEVYRNNMAGQEDAKPYLLGYSGQNEAKSEPKKRRRKSKLKSPDGKDAASMPNLVQSISTATKKRGRPNLGRLKTKSLSGLSDVKIGIAPDSFIVQESSDVHPLMPCGKQKNRKIDDVASPVCLHIKQTTGIPDLNGNNLLPSLLVDDQQAIGTAASEGKVVLENRLGNEMASEHLTSNIPGFVDVNVNNVKPGSLVVDLRVSPQALSRLDPKQITGLLSAETRPAQRRRKRKEKAQPKPPADGIPDLNGSSAECNLFGKACQEPNGLTPPIKPERKRRRRRKGEATAMQWKLDANNGKAQINDKALATALMLNFSPGVSMPSKDDLISTFCRFGPLKESETQLLKDPGSAQVVFMENADAGEALRSLEKDNPFCGNLVSYKLFHLPSVSRVLEPGWSFPTGLASPSLPEKAPCLDFIRQNLQMMTSMLEKSGDNLSPEMRAKLECEIKALLEKVSSMTGSSSSS